Within the Spirochaetota bacterium genome, the region TTCATTATATCACCGCGGAGGGACCATGGATACAGTGCTTAAGGCGCGCATCGAGGAATGGACGAAACCACCCTTCGACAAGGACACCATCGCCGAGGTACGCGCCCTTGTCGACAAGGGCGACGAGAGGGAGCTCACCGACCGCTTCCATGCCACGCTCGAGTTCGGGACGGGGGGACTGCGCGGGATTATCGGCGCGGGCACCAACCGCATGAACATCTACACGGTGGGTATCGCGACCCAGGGACTCGCCGACTACATCGTCGCGAGGGGACGCGCATCCGACGGCGTGGTTATCGCGCGCGATTCCAGGAAAATGTCCCTCGAATTCGCGCGCGCCGCGGCCGGGATACTCGCGGCGAACGGGATCAAGGTGTACTATTTCGACGATATCACCCCCACCCCCCTGTGCTCCTTCACTATTCGGGAGAAGCGCGCGGCGAGCGGCATCGTGATCACGGCAAGCCACAATCCCCCGGAATATAACGGCTACAAGGTTTACTGGGACGACGGCGGCCAGGTGGTATCTCCCCAGGACGGAGAGATAATCGCGCAGGTGAACCGCGTCGAATCGATTTCGTCCATAAAGAGCATTCCCTTCGATGAAGGCGTCGCATCGGGGAAGATCGTCGTTATGGGTGAAGGGCCGGTATCGGACTATACCGCGCGCCTCGAAAAACGCGTGTTCAGGAAAGCCGCGCCCTCGGGCGTCAAGATAGTCTATACGCCCCTGCACGGGACGGGATACAGGATAGTGCCCCGGGTGCTCGCCCATTTCGGGTTCACGGCCGTGTCACTGGTCGAAGAGCAGGCGAAGCCGGACGGCGCCTTCCCCACGGTGAAGTATCCCAACCCGGAGGAGCGCGACGCGCTCGAGCTCTCCCTCGCACTCGCCCGGAAAATCGACGCCGACCTCGTCCTCGCCACCGACCCCGACGCGGACAGGATGGGCGTGGGATTCAAGGGGGCACACGGCGACTACGTCCTCATCAATGGAAACCAGATAGGAACCATGCTCGAGTATTACATTCTCACCAGGATGAAGGAAAACGGCAGCCTCCCGAAAAACGGCGCCGTGGTCAAGACCGTGGTAACGACCGACCTGCAGGACGAGATCGCCCGGAGCTTCGGATGCGAGGCCGATAATGTGCTCACCGGTTTCAAGTGGATCGCCCTGAAGATGGCGGAGTACGAAAAATCCGGGGCGCGTTCCTTCGTGTTCGGCGGCGAGGAGAGCTACGGCTACCTCCCCGTCGATTTCGTGCGCGACAAGGACGCCGTGAGCTCCTGCTACTTTTTCGCGGAGATGGCCGACTGGCTGTCGCGCGGGGGCAGGACGCTCGCCGGGATGCTCGCGGAGATATATTCCCGCTACGGCCTGTACCTGGAGGACCTGCATTCCCTCACCCTGAAAGGGCTGGATGG harbors:
- a CDS encoding phospho-sugar mutase → MDTVLKARIEEWTKPPFDKDTIAEVRALVDKGDERELTDRFHATLEFGTGGLRGIIGAGTNRMNIYTVGIATQGLADYIVARGRASDGVVIARDSRKMSLEFARAAAGILAANGIKVYYFDDITPTPLCSFTIREKRAASGIVITASHNPPEYNGYKVYWDDGGQVVSPQDGEIIAQVNRVESISSIKSIPFDEGVASGKIVVMGEGPVSDYTARLEKRVFRKAAPSGVKIVYTPLHGTGYRIVPRVLAHFGFTAVSLVEEQAKPDGAFPTVKYPNPEERDALELSLALARKIDADLVLATDPDADRMGVGFKGAHGDYVLINGNQIGTMLEYYILTRMKENGSLPKNGAVVKTVVTTDLQDEIARSFGCEADNVLTGFKWIALKMAEYEKSGARSFVFGGEESYGYLPVDFVRDKDAVSSCYFFAEMADWLSRGGRTLAGMLAEIYSRYGLYLEDLHSLTLKGLDGMDRIKKIMSSFRGNPPVEFAAARVVRIDDLKLLERIDAERGTREHITGLPPSDVLQFFLTDGSKVTMRPSGTEPKIKFYFSVRGGRGLPDPGAAESALRARISALKKDLLARVEKV